From a region of the Calypte anna isolate BGI_N300 chromosome 4, bCalAnn1_v1.p, whole genome shotgun sequence genome:
- the ZMYM3 gene encoding zinc finger MYM-type protein 3 isoform X2 codes for MDSSEFSGSLDPLSLPDKALIGDLPADMDFGEDLLGSQTASTQKASVLQPPNWDQSKQMTADGDLDLLVKADSLSEVNKSNNIVLDKPSVLDMVEKSVVLDDLEKTAGLELDKSEGPDGLCKTHSSQDMEDETVDSSSLSREALVPETWKEGEDASKNCSGDLKKVGPSAILSNDSAPESPRQPTSDSGDLSSPPATEDITAQSSSPPVAPPQLSLKQTKKMRLKAPRRSSPMQREGLAGEAEVKLVLENSTAALPLEHTEENQAEEGSDSGNNLLKESSVLKAQEASPPSGEGQSGKASELPTEKEQKRSERTRRSESVRPETVNSSESIPVSDEDSDAMVDDPNDEDFVPFRTRRSTRMSLRTQMAQRAARSVTKMTCANCRAPLQKGQTAYQRKGLPQLFCSSSCLTTFSKKPPGKKICTFCKKEIWNTKDSVVAQIGSGGSFHEFCTSVCLSLYEAQQHRPMPQSADASDTNRCSVCHRPGEIQHEVSNGSVVHRICSDACFTKFRATKGLKTNCCDNCGLYIYNKGLPLEYLFHEGQQKRFCNSACLNNYKKKNTRVYPCMWCKTLCKNFDMLPNVDRSGKMGLFCSICCTTSHKVKQSGLVGPPRPCGFCRKSLSEPCYYNKTDRVVYQFCSPSCWTKFQRTSPEGGIHLNCHYCHSLFSGKPEILDWQVYQFCCKDCCEDFKRLRGVVSQCEHCKQEKLLHEKIRFSGVEKNFCSEGCVLLYKQDFTKNLGLCCITCTYCSQTCQRAVTEQLEGSTWDFCSEDCKSKYLLWYFKAARCHACKRQGKLLETIHWRGQIKHFCNQQCLLRFYNQQNQPNLDTQKGPESLLNSQTSEPKPPAPSSQKAEINMLSAKTSSAQMSPATPPPPPPPVPTTPRKNKAAMCKPLMQNRGVSCKIEMKSKGCQTEADWKPQVIVLPIPVPIFVPVPMHMYCQKVPVPFSMPVPVPVPMFLPTTLESADKIVETIEELKVKIPSNPLEADILAMAEMIAEAEELDKASSDLCDLVSNQSAEGLLEDCDLFGPSRDDVLAMAVKMANVLDEPGQDLEADFPKNPLDINPSVDFLFDCGLVGPDDVSTEQDLPRAVRKGQKRLMLSESCSRDSVSSQPSCTVLNYSYGVNAWKSWVQAKYAGGETSKGEELRFGPKPMRIKEDILACTAAELNYGLAQFVREITRPNGERYEPDSIYYLCLGIQQYLLENNRMVNIFTDLYYLTFVQELNKSLSGWQPTVLPNNTIFSRVEEEHLWECKQLGVYSPFVLLNTLMFFNTKFFGLQTAEEHMQLSFTNVVRQSRKCTTARGMTKVVSIRYYAPAKQKKGRDGSSGKRKREEEVPMLEQRENRMNPLRCPVKFYEFYLSKCPESLRNRSDVFYLQPERSCIAESPLWYSVIPMDRSMLESMLNRILAVREIYEEHSRLSGLEDDMD; via the exons ATGGATTCCAGTGAATTTTCAGGATCTCTGGACCCCCTGTCCTTGCCTGACAAAGCACTTATTGGTGATCTCCCTGCTGATATGGATTTTGGAGAAGATCTCCTGGGCTCTCAGACAGCTTCTACCCAGAAAGCCTCAGTTCTTCAACCCCCTAATTGGGATCAATCCAAGCAGATGACTGCAGATGGGGACTTGGACCTTTTAGTGAAAGCAGACAGCCTATCTGAAGTAAACAAATCAAATAACATTGTTCTAGATAAACCTAGTGTCTTGGATATGGTGGAGAAATCTGTGGTCTTAGATGACTTGGAAAAAACTGCTGGCTTGGAGCTAGATAAATCAGAGGGTCCAGATGGGCTGTGTAAGACACATTCTTCCCAGGATATGGAGGATGAAACAGTGgactcctcttccctctctaGAGAAGCCCTTGTTCCAGAAACatggaaggaaggggaagatgCATCAAAAAATTGTTCTGGGGACCTAAAGAAAGTTGGTCCTTCTGCTATTCTCTCCAATGACAGTGCCCCTGAATCACCCCGACAGCCCACTTCTGACTCAGGGGACCTCAGCAGTCCCCCAGCCACAGAAGACATCACAGCACAATCCTCAAGTCCACCAGTTGCCCCACCCCAACTCAGTCttaaacagacaaaaaagaTGAGGTTGAAGGCACCAAGAAGGAGCTCACCCATGCAGAGGGAAGGACTagcaggggaagcagaggtgaaactggTCCTGGAAAACAGTACTGCAGCTTTGCCCCTTGAgcacacagaggaaaaccaggcagaggaagggagtGATAGTGGGAACAACTTGCTTAAGGAAAGTAGTGTACTGAAAGCACAGGAAGCCTCACCACCATCAG GAGAAGGCCAGTCTGGGAAGGCAAGTGAGCTGCCAACTGAGAAG GAACAGAAAAGAAGTGAACGAACCAGAAGATCAGAATCTGTCAGACCTGAAACTGTGAACTCCTCTGAAAGCA TTCCAGTCTCTGATGAAGACTCTGATGCAATGGTGGATGATCCCAACGATGAGGATTTTGTTCCCTTTCGTACCCGACGCTCGACTCGCATGTCCTTACGCACCCAGATGGCTCAGCGAGCTGCCCGCTCAGTCACCAAGATGACTTGTGCCAACTGCAGGGCCCCACTGCAGAAGGGACAAACTGCCTACCAGCGTAAAGGGCTCCCCCAGCTCTTTtgctccagctcctgtctcaccaccttctcaaaaaaaccacctgGCAAGAAGATATGCACCTTCTGTAAAAA AGAGATCTGGAACACCAAGGACTCTGTGGTTGCCCAGATTGGCTCAGGCGGCTCTTTCCATGAGTTCTGCACCTCTGTCTGCCTCTCCCTCTATGaggcccagcagcacagaccaATGCCTCAGTCTGCAGATGCCTCGGACACCAACCGCTGCAGTGTCTGCCACAGACCTGGCGAG ATTCAGCATGAAGTCAGCAATGGGAGTGTCGTTCACCGCATCTGCAGTGATGCCTGTTTCACCAAGTTCCGGGCCACCAAGGGGCTGAAAACCAACTGCTGTGACAATTGTGGACTTTACATCTACAACAAGGGCTTGCCCCTGGAGTACCTCTTCCACGAAGGCCAGCAAAAACGCTTCTGCAACTCTGCCTGTCTCAACAATTACAAGAAG AAGAACACTCGGGTCTATCCATGCATGTGGTGCAAGACGCTGTGCAAGAACTTTGACATGCTGCCCAACGTGGATCGCAGTGGCAAGATGGGCCTGTTCTGCTCTATTTGCTGCACTACCTCCCACAAAGTGAAGCAGTCAGGCTTGGTTG GTCCCCCTAGACCCTGCGGCTTCTGCAGAAAGAGTTTGTCTGAACCATGCTATTACAACAAGACAGACCGGGTTGTCTACCAgttctgcagccccagctgctggacGAAATTCCAG CGTACCAGCCCGGAAGGTGGGATCCACCTCAACTGTCATTACTGCCACAGTCTTTTCAGTGGGAAGCCGGAGATCCTAGACTGGCAG GTGTATCAGTTTTGCTGCAAAGACTGCTGTGAAGACTTCAAGAGACTGCGTGGGGTGGTGTCTCAGTGTGAGCACTGCaagcaggagaagctgctgcatgAGAAGATCCGCTTCTCTGGAGTGGAGAAGAACTTCTGCAGCGAAG GGTGTGTGCTTCTTTACAAACAGGATTTCACCAAGAACCTGGGCCTGTGCTGCATCACCTGCACCTACTGTTCTCAGACCTGCCAGCGGGCGGTCACCGAGCAGCTGGAGGGCAGCACCTGGGACTTCTGTAGTGAAGACTGCAAAAGCAAATACTTGCTCTGGTACTTCAAG GCAGCTCGGTGCCATGCCTGCAAGCGTCAGGGGAAGCTGCTGGAAACCATCCACTGGCGGGGGCAAATCAAACACTTCTGCAACCAGCAGTGTCTGCTGCGATTTTACAATCAACAGAACCAGCCCAACCTGGACACGCAGAAGGGGCCCGAGAGCCTGCTTAACA gtCAAACTTCGGAGCCAAAACCACCTGCCCCTTCCTCACAGAAGGCAGAGATTAACATG CTGTCAGCAAAGACTTCCTCAGCCCAGATGTCTCCAGCCACACCGCCTCCTCCACCCCCTCCAGTTCCAACTACCCCTCGGAAAAACAAAGCTGCCATGTGTAAGCCACTGATGCAGAACCGAGGTGTTTCCTGCAAGATAGAAATGAAGTCCAAAGGATGTCAGACAG AGGCTGACTGGAAGCCCCAGGTGATTGTGTTGCCAATCCCTGTCCCAATCTTCGTGCCTGTGCCTATGCATATGTACTGCCAGAAAGTACCTGTGCCTTTCTCCATGCCTGTCCCG GTGCCTGTACCAATGTTCCTGCCCACCACATTGGAGAGTGCAGATAAGATTGTGGAGACCATTGAGGAGCTGAAGGTGAAGATCCCCTCCAATCCCCTGGAGGCTGACATCCTGGCCATGGCTGAGATGATTGCAGAGGCTGAAGAACTGGACAAGGCCTCCTCAGACCTGTGTG ACCTGGTGAGTAACCAGAGTGCAGAGGGTCTCCTGGAGGACTGTGATCTTTTCGGACCATCACGGGACGATGTGTTGGCTATGGCTGTCAAGATGGCAAACGTCCTCGATGAGCCGGGACAGGACCTAGAGGCTGACTTTCCTAAGA ACCCTCTAGACATCAACCCCAGTGTAGACTTCCTCTTTGACTGTGGACTGGTGGGACCAGATGATGTGTCCACAGAGCAAGATCTGCCTCGGGCTGTCCGAAAG GGACAGAAGCGTCTGATGCTCTCTGAAAGCTGTTCCCGGGACTCAGTgagcagccagcccagctgcacAGTGCTGAACTATTCATATGGTGTGAATGCTTGGAAGTCCTGGGTACAAGCCAAGTATGCAGGGGGAGAGACCAGCAAGGGAGAGGAGCTGCGCTTCGGTC CCAAGCCCATGAGGATCAAGGAAGACATCTTGGcctgcacagcagctgagctcaACTATGGCCTGGCACAGTTTGTCAGGGAGATAACACGGCCCAATGGGGAGCGGTACGAACCGGACAGCATCTATTACCTCTGCCTTGGCATCCAACAG TACCTGCTCGAGAACAATCGTATGGTGAATATATTTACAGACCTTTACTACTTGACCTTCGTGCAGGAGCTGAACAAGTCCCTGAGTGGTTGGCAGCCCACAGTCTTACCAAATA ATACAATTTTCTCACGTGTTGAGGAGGAGCACCTCTGGGAGTGCAAGCAGCTGGGTGTTTACTCACCATTTGTGCTCCTTAACACCCTCATGTTCTTCAATACCAAGTTTTTTGGGCTGCAGACAGCAGAGGAGCACATGCAGCTCTCCTTCACTAATGTGGTGCGTCAGTCCCGCAAGTGCACCACAGCTCGTGGCATGACAAAGGTGGTGAGCATCCGCTACTACGCTCCTGCCAAGCAGAAGAAAGGCCGAG ATGGCAGCTCTGGAAAGCGGAAGCGTGAGGAGGAGGTACCAATGCTGGAGCAGCGGGAGAACAGGATGAACCCACTCCGATGCCCAGTCAAGTTCTATGAGTTTTATCTTTCCAAATG TCCTGAAAGTCTGCGGAACCGCAGCGATGTCTTCTATCTGCAGCCTGAACGGTCATGCATCGCCGAGTCCCCCCTCTGGTACTCGGTCATCCCCATGGACCGGAGCATGCTGGAGAGCATGCTGAACCGCATCCTGGCCGTCAGGGAGATCTACGAGGAGCACAGTCGGCTCAGTGGCCTGGAGGATGACATGGACTAA
- the ZMYM3 gene encoding zinc finger MYM-type protein 3 isoform X3 produces the protein MDSSEFSGSLDPLSLPDKALIGDLPADMDFGEDLLGSQTASTQKASVLQPPNWDQSKQMTADGDLDLLVKADSLSEVNKSNNIVLDKPSVLDMVEKSVVLDDLEKTAGLELDKSEGPDGLCKTHSSQDMEDETVDSSSLSREALVPETWKEGEDASKNCSGDLKKVGPSAILSNDSAPESPRQPTSDSGDLSSPPATEDITAQSSSPPVAPPQLSLKQTKKMRLKAPRRSSPMQREGLAGEAEVKLVLENSTAALPLEHTEENQAEEGSDSGNNLLKESSVLKAQEASPPSGEGQSGKASELPTEKEQKRSERTRRSESVRPETVNSSESIPVSDEDSDAMVDDPNDEDFVPFRTRRSTRMSLRTQMAQRAARSVTKMTCANCRAPLQKGQTAYQRKGLPQLFCSSSCLTTFSKKPPGKKICTFCKKEIWNTKDSVVAQIGSGGSFHEFCTSVCLSLYEAQQHRPMPQSADASDTNRCSVCHRPGEIQHEVSNGSVVHRICSDACFTKFRATKGLKTNCCDNCGLYIYNKGLPLEYLFHEGQQKRFCNSACLNNYKKRTSPEGGIHLNCHYCHSLFSGKPEILDWQDKVYQFCCKDCCEDFKRLRGVVSQCEHCKQEKLLHEKIRFSGVEKNFCSEGCVLLYKQDFTKNLGLCCITCTYCSQTCQRAVTEQLEGSTWDFCSEDCKSKYLLWYFKAARCHACKRQGKLLETIHWRGQIKHFCNQQCLLRFYNQQNQPNLDTQKGPESLLNSQTSEPKPPAPSSQKAEINMLSAKTSSAQMSPATPPPPPPPVPTTPRKNKAAMCKPLMQNRGVSCKIEMKSKGCQTEADWKPQVIVLPIPVPIFVPVPMHMYCQKVPVPFSMPVPVPVPMFLPTTLESADKIVETIEELKVKIPSNPLEADILAMAEMIAEAEELDKASSDLCDLVSNQSAEGLLEDCDLFGPSRDDVLAMAVKMANVLDEPGQDLEADFPKNPLDINPSVDFLFDCGLVGPDDVSTEQDLPRAVRKGQKRLMLSESCSRDSVSSQPSCTVLNYSYGVNAWKSWVQAKYAGGETSKGEELRFGPKPMRIKEDILACTAAELNYGLAQFVREITRPNGERYEPDSIYYLCLGIQQYLLENNRMVNIFTDLYYLTFVQELNKSLSGWQPTVLPNNTIFSRVEEEHLWECKQLGVYSPFVLLNTLMFFNTKFFGLQTAEEHMQLSFTNVVRQSRKCTTARGMTKVVSIRYYAPAKQKKGRDGSSGKRKREEEVPMLEQRENRMNPLRCPVKFYEFYLSKCPESLRNRSDVFYLQPERSCIAESPLWYSVIPMDRSMLESMLNRILAVREIYEEHSRLSGLEDDMD, from the exons ATGGATTCCAGTGAATTTTCAGGATCTCTGGACCCCCTGTCCTTGCCTGACAAAGCACTTATTGGTGATCTCCCTGCTGATATGGATTTTGGAGAAGATCTCCTGGGCTCTCAGACAGCTTCTACCCAGAAAGCCTCAGTTCTTCAACCCCCTAATTGGGATCAATCCAAGCAGATGACTGCAGATGGGGACTTGGACCTTTTAGTGAAAGCAGACAGCCTATCTGAAGTAAACAAATCAAATAACATTGTTCTAGATAAACCTAGTGTCTTGGATATGGTGGAGAAATCTGTGGTCTTAGATGACTTGGAAAAAACTGCTGGCTTGGAGCTAGATAAATCAGAGGGTCCAGATGGGCTGTGTAAGACACATTCTTCCCAGGATATGGAGGATGAAACAGTGgactcctcttccctctctaGAGAAGCCCTTGTTCCAGAAACatggaaggaaggggaagatgCATCAAAAAATTGTTCTGGGGACCTAAAGAAAGTTGGTCCTTCTGCTATTCTCTCCAATGACAGTGCCCCTGAATCACCCCGACAGCCCACTTCTGACTCAGGGGACCTCAGCAGTCCCCCAGCCACAGAAGACATCACAGCACAATCCTCAAGTCCACCAGTTGCCCCACCCCAACTCAGTCttaaacagacaaaaaagaTGAGGTTGAAGGCACCAAGAAGGAGCTCACCCATGCAGAGGGAAGGACTagcaggggaagcagaggtgaaactggTCCTGGAAAACAGTACTGCAGCTTTGCCCCTTGAgcacacagaggaaaaccaggcagaggaagggagtGATAGTGGGAACAACTTGCTTAAGGAAAGTAGTGTACTGAAAGCACAGGAAGCCTCACCACCATCAG GAGAAGGCCAGTCTGGGAAGGCAAGTGAGCTGCCAACTGAGAAG GAACAGAAAAGAAGTGAACGAACCAGAAGATCAGAATCTGTCAGACCTGAAACTGTGAACTCCTCTGAAAGCA TTCCAGTCTCTGATGAAGACTCTGATGCAATGGTGGATGATCCCAACGATGAGGATTTTGTTCCCTTTCGTACCCGACGCTCGACTCGCATGTCCTTACGCACCCAGATGGCTCAGCGAGCTGCCCGCTCAGTCACCAAGATGACTTGTGCCAACTGCAGGGCCCCACTGCAGAAGGGACAAACTGCCTACCAGCGTAAAGGGCTCCCCCAGCTCTTTtgctccagctcctgtctcaccaccttctcaaaaaaaccacctgGCAAGAAGATATGCACCTTCTGTAAAAA AGAGATCTGGAACACCAAGGACTCTGTGGTTGCCCAGATTGGCTCAGGCGGCTCTTTCCATGAGTTCTGCACCTCTGTCTGCCTCTCCCTCTATGaggcccagcagcacagaccaATGCCTCAGTCTGCAGATGCCTCGGACACCAACCGCTGCAGTGTCTGCCACAGACCTGGCGAG ATTCAGCATGAAGTCAGCAATGGGAGTGTCGTTCACCGCATCTGCAGTGATGCCTGTTTCACCAAGTTCCGGGCCACCAAGGGGCTGAAAACCAACTGCTGTGACAATTGTGGACTTTACATCTACAACAAGGGCTTGCCCCTGGAGTACCTCTTCCACGAAGGCCAGCAAAAACGCTTCTGCAACTCTGCCTGTCTCAACAATTACAAGAAG CGTACCAGCCCGGAAGGTGGGATCCACCTCAACTGTCATTACTGCCACAGTCTTTTCAGTGGGAAGCCGGAGATCCTAGACTGGCAG GACAAGGTGTATCAGTTTTGCTGCAAAGACTGCTGTGAAGACTTCAAGAGACTGCGTGGGGTGGTGTCTCAGTGTGAGCACTGCaagcaggagaagctgctgcatgAGAAGATCCGCTTCTCTGGAGTGGAGAAGAACTTCTGCAGCGAAG GGTGTGTGCTTCTTTACAAACAGGATTTCACCAAGAACCTGGGCCTGTGCTGCATCACCTGCACCTACTGTTCTCAGACCTGCCAGCGGGCGGTCACCGAGCAGCTGGAGGGCAGCACCTGGGACTTCTGTAGTGAAGACTGCAAAAGCAAATACTTGCTCTGGTACTTCAAG GCAGCTCGGTGCCATGCCTGCAAGCGTCAGGGGAAGCTGCTGGAAACCATCCACTGGCGGGGGCAAATCAAACACTTCTGCAACCAGCAGTGTCTGCTGCGATTTTACAATCAACAGAACCAGCCCAACCTGGACACGCAGAAGGGGCCCGAGAGCCTGCTTAACA gtCAAACTTCGGAGCCAAAACCACCTGCCCCTTCCTCACAGAAGGCAGAGATTAACATG CTGTCAGCAAAGACTTCCTCAGCCCAGATGTCTCCAGCCACACCGCCTCCTCCACCCCCTCCAGTTCCAACTACCCCTCGGAAAAACAAAGCTGCCATGTGTAAGCCACTGATGCAGAACCGAGGTGTTTCCTGCAAGATAGAAATGAAGTCCAAAGGATGTCAGACAG AGGCTGACTGGAAGCCCCAGGTGATTGTGTTGCCAATCCCTGTCCCAATCTTCGTGCCTGTGCCTATGCATATGTACTGCCAGAAAGTACCTGTGCCTTTCTCCATGCCTGTCCCG GTGCCTGTACCAATGTTCCTGCCCACCACATTGGAGAGTGCAGATAAGATTGTGGAGACCATTGAGGAGCTGAAGGTGAAGATCCCCTCCAATCCCCTGGAGGCTGACATCCTGGCCATGGCTGAGATGATTGCAGAGGCTGAAGAACTGGACAAGGCCTCCTCAGACCTGTGTG ACCTGGTGAGTAACCAGAGTGCAGAGGGTCTCCTGGAGGACTGTGATCTTTTCGGACCATCACGGGACGATGTGTTGGCTATGGCTGTCAAGATGGCAAACGTCCTCGATGAGCCGGGACAGGACCTAGAGGCTGACTTTCCTAAGA ACCCTCTAGACATCAACCCCAGTGTAGACTTCCTCTTTGACTGTGGACTGGTGGGACCAGATGATGTGTCCACAGAGCAAGATCTGCCTCGGGCTGTCCGAAAG GGACAGAAGCGTCTGATGCTCTCTGAAAGCTGTTCCCGGGACTCAGTgagcagccagcccagctgcacAGTGCTGAACTATTCATATGGTGTGAATGCTTGGAAGTCCTGGGTACAAGCCAAGTATGCAGGGGGAGAGACCAGCAAGGGAGAGGAGCTGCGCTTCGGTC CCAAGCCCATGAGGATCAAGGAAGACATCTTGGcctgcacagcagctgagctcaACTATGGCCTGGCACAGTTTGTCAGGGAGATAACACGGCCCAATGGGGAGCGGTACGAACCGGACAGCATCTATTACCTCTGCCTTGGCATCCAACAG TACCTGCTCGAGAACAATCGTATGGTGAATATATTTACAGACCTTTACTACTTGACCTTCGTGCAGGAGCTGAACAAGTCCCTGAGTGGTTGGCAGCCCACAGTCTTACCAAATA ATACAATTTTCTCACGTGTTGAGGAGGAGCACCTCTGGGAGTGCAAGCAGCTGGGTGTTTACTCACCATTTGTGCTCCTTAACACCCTCATGTTCTTCAATACCAAGTTTTTTGGGCTGCAGACAGCAGAGGAGCACATGCAGCTCTCCTTCACTAATGTGGTGCGTCAGTCCCGCAAGTGCACCACAGCTCGTGGCATGACAAAGGTGGTGAGCATCCGCTACTACGCTCCTGCCAAGCAGAAGAAAGGCCGAG ATGGCAGCTCTGGAAAGCGGAAGCGTGAGGAGGAGGTACCAATGCTGGAGCAGCGGGAGAACAGGATGAACCCACTCCGATGCCCAGTCAAGTTCTATGAGTTTTATCTTTCCAAATG TCCTGAAAGTCTGCGGAACCGCAGCGATGTCTTCTATCTGCAGCCTGAACGGTCATGCATCGCCGAGTCCCCCCTCTGGTACTCGGTCATCCCCATGGACCGGAGCATGCTGGAGAGCATGCTGAACCGCATCCTGGCCGTCAGGGAGATCTACGAGGAGCACAGTCGGCTCAGTGGCCTGGAGGATGACATGGACTAA